TAAGAGCTGGAAACCCTAACGCCTTCTGATGCGGCTTCAGGCTATTTATGATACCAGAAATTGTACCTGCTGTTCCTATTGGGCAACATATATAGTCAAAGTCTGTATCATCATCAGCTAAGATTTCTTCACAACCTTTAATAGCGAGCTCATTGGTTCCACCTTCGGGAATTATAAACGGATTATTAAAGGTTTTTGTCATGCTTTCGCGAAAGCGTAACTCATCTTTTTCACGGTATTCTTGCCTTGATATAAAGTGAAATTTCATCCCACACTCATGTGCAAATGCCAGCGTAGGATTACTTTCTAACGTCTGAGCAAGATGTACACCTAGCTCTTCTCCACGAATAACTCCTATGGTTTTGAAACCTTCTAACTGACCTGCCGCTGCCGTAGCAGCAATATGGTTTGAGTAAGCGCCTCCAAAAGTGAGTAGCGTATCATAACTTTCTGCTCGGGCTTGTATGAGGTTATATTTAAGTTTTCTAAACTTATTTCCTGAGACTGTAGGGTGCAACAAGTCTTCCCTTTTAATAGAAAGGGAGTAGCCATTTGTTTCTGAAATAAATTGATTTTTTGAAGTAAGATTCACGGGTTAAAGATACGCTAGAAAACTCCAAAAAGGGCGTTTTTCTAGATAGCTAAGCTCGCACTCACGAGCATAAGCCTCTCTCTCAAAACTGATATTGAGGTAAGCGACATAGTTATCCCTATACTGTATAAGCCTTATAAAATACTCAATAACATACCATATAAAGAATGGTAGTACTAGCATTTCTGCTTGTTGTCTAATATGGATTTTCTCGTGATTAATAAATACAATATCCTCCTTAAGATCTGGAGTACGCATCACTATAAATGGCCAGAGAGTGACTCCCACAAAGCGTTTGCGCAATAAATATTTATTTACAATTAAAAACATAGGTCAAAAATAAATTAATTATAACATCTAGCATCTTAAGATCTCCTTAATACTTGTACGTTATTACTAATACTATAGACGTTATTCAAAGTCTATGCCGTATCCTTATCTTTGTGTTATGTCCTACTTAAAAAAACATATTCCTATAGAAGACGGCGATTATTACCTAACGCCAGAAGGCTATAAATGTTTTACAGAGCAATACCACCTCAAAAGAGGTTATTGTTGTGAGAGTGGCTGCCGTCATTGTCCATATGGATATAGTAAGAAAACAAATAAACAAGATGGATAGTAGGCTTAAACATTATAGAAAGCGTACTTATAAATCCTATCATCGCGTAGATATACGTTACCCTTAGTGAGTAGAAGCAATTTGTATTTATTGTTTCACTTAACACTCACATCTTATGACTTTTCAAGAACAAATTTTAATGGGTATTCCTGATAACTTACCACCAGCAAAGGAATACAACCCATCGATTAATCACGCGCCAAAACGTAAAAAAATTCTTTCTCCAGAAGAAAAAAAACTAGCTTTAAAAAACGCACTCAGGTATTTTGAACCTCAACATCATGAAGTACTCCTCCCTGAATTTAAAGAAGAACTAGATACCTACGGCCGTATCTATATGTATCGTTTTCATCCAGAATATGATATTTATGCAAGACCTATAGAAGAATATCCCTCGCGATCTAAAGCGGCAGCGGCAATCATGTTAATGATACAAAACAATCTGGATTATGCGGTTGCACAGCACCCTCACGAACTCATTACCTACGGAGGTAATGGCGGTGTGTTTTCAAACTGGGCACAATATCGTCTTACAATGCAATACCTCGCCCAGATGAATGATGAGCAAACACTTGCCATGTACTCAGGCCATCCTATGGGTTTATTTCCTTCCCATAAAGATGCGCCACGGGTTGTGGTGACTAACGGCATGATGATTCCTAATTATAGCAAGCCAGATGATTGGGAAAAATTTAATGCCCTTGGTGTTACTCAATACGGACAGATGACGGCAGGAAGTTTTATGTATATCGGCCCGCAGGGAATTGTGCATGGAACTACGATCACCGTTCTTAATGCGTTTAGAAAAATAAAGAAATCTCCCATAGGTGGTCTTTTTGTAACCTCTGGACTGGGCGGTATGTCTGGAGCACAACCTAAAGCTGGTAAGATCGCTGGTTGTATCACGGTATGTGCAGAGGTAAATGCAAAGG
The genomic region above belongs to Dokdonia sp. Dokd-P16 and contains:
- a CDS encoding DUF5522 domain-containing protein — protein: MSYLKKHIPIEDGDYYLTPEGYKCFTEQYHLKRGYCCESGCRHCPYGYSKKTNKQDG
- a CDS encoding 1-aminocyclopropane-1-carboxylate deaminase/D-cysteine desulfhydrase; the protein is MNLTSKNQFISETNGYSLSIKREDLLHPTVSGNKFRKLKYNLIQARAESYDTLLTFGGAYSNHIAATAAAGQLEGFKTIGVIRGEELGVHLAQTLESNPTLAFAHECGMKFHFISRQEYREKDELRFRESMTKTFNNPFIIPEGGTNELAIKGCEEILADDDTDFDYICCPIGTAGTISGIINSLKPHQKALGFPALKGNWVADEVRKYANNEQWEIIADYHFGGYAKVNGDLVNFINEFHAKHHVLLDPIYTGKMLYGISELMKGGYFRENSRILAVHTGGLQGIAGMNIQLARKGLPLIH